A region from the Rosa rugosa chromosome 6, drRosRugo1.1, whole genome shotgun sequence genome encodes:
- the LOC133714239 gene encoding diphosphomevalonate decarboxylase MVD2, peroxisomal, giving the protein MAAAVDESQKWVLMVTAQTPTNIAVIKYWGKRDEKLILPVNDSISVTLDPGHLCTTTTVSVSPAFTQDRMWLNGQEISLSGGRFQSCLREIRSRACDVHDKEKGIKINKKDWDGLHVHIASFNNFPTAAGLASSAAGFACLVFALGKLMNVKEDQSQLSAIARQGSGSACRSLYGGFVKWIMGKDDKGTDSLAVQLADEKHWDELVIIIAVVSSRQKETSSTTGMRDTVETSLLLQHRAKEVVPKRILKMEEAIRNRDFASFAQLTCTDSNQFHAVCLDTCPPIFYMNDTSHRIISLVEKWNCSEGTPQVAYTFDAGPNAVMIARDRKTATLLLQKLLYTFPPNSDADLNSFVLGDKSILKDAGINAPEDIATLPPPPEIKGQQFKGDVSYFICTRPGRGPVVLSDETHLLNPETGLPK; this is encoded by the exons ATGGCCGCCGCCGTCGATGAGTCGCAGAAATGGGTGCTGATGGTGACAGCGCAGACGCCGACCAACATCGCGGTGATCAAGTACTGGGGAAAGAGGGACGAGAAGCTCATCTTGCCGGTCAACGACAGCATCAGCGTCACGCTTGATCCCGGCCACCTctgcaccaccaccaccgtctCCGTCAGCCCCGCCTTCACCCAAGATCGCATGTGGCTCAACGGCCAGGAGATTTCGCTCTCCGGAGGCAGATTCCAGAGCTGTTTGAGGGAAATTCGGAGTCGAGCTTGCGACGTTCATGATAAGGAAAAGGGAATCAAGATCAATAAGAAGGATTGGGACGGCTTGCACGTGCACATCGCTTCCTTTAACAATTTTCCTACTGCTGCTGGATTGGCTTCCTCCGCAGCTGGTTTTGCTTGTCTTG TTTTTGCGCTTGGAAAGTTGATGAATGTAAAGGAAGATCAGAGCCAGCTTTCTGCTATTGCAAG GCAAGGTTCAGGCAGTGCTTGTCGCAGCTTATATGGGGGATTTGTCAAGTGGATCATGGGAAAA GATGACAAGGGAACCGACAGTCTTGCAGTTCAACTTGCAGACGAGAAGCACTGGGATGAGCTTGTCATTATTATTGCTGTG GTAAGTTCAAGGCAGAAGGAAACAAGTAGTACTACAGGAATGCGTGATACCGTTGAAACAAGTTTACTATTACAACATAGAGCGAAG GAAGTAGTGCCCAAACGCATATTAAAAATGGAAGAAGCCATTAGGAATCGGGATTTTGCTTCTTTTGCACAGTTGACCTGTACTGACAGTAACCAGTTTCATGCTGTCTGCCTGGACACATGTCCTCCCATATTCTACATGAATGATACATCCCACAG GATAATCAGCCTTGTTGAGAAGTGGAACTGCTCAGAAGGAACACCTCAG GTGGCTTATACATTTGATGCGGGCCCGAATGCGGTTATGATTGCACGTGACAGAAAAACTGCTACCCTTTTGCTTCAGAAGCTTCTTTACACTTTCCCTCCAAATTCTGATGCGGATTTGAACAG TTTTGTTCTTGGTGATAAGTCAATTTTAAAAGATGCTGGTATTAATGCCCCGGAGGATATCGCGACTTTGCCTCCACCTCCAGAAATCAAGGGCCAGCAGTTCAAAGGAGATGTTAGTTACTTTATTTGCACAAGACCTGGGAGAGGTCCAGTGGTGTTGTCAGATGAAACTCATCTTCTCAACCCTGAAACTGGGCTGCCAAAGTAA